From one Gallionella capsiferriformans ES-2 genomic stretch:
- a CDS encoding ABC transporter substrate-binding protein → MKSLAGILLLLLLSACDEWNNPYPASEAGQSILYTAFTERPKHLDPAQAYSENEYEFISNIYAPPLQYHYLKRPYQLVPQAASLMPTVTYQDTQHRSLPDDAPAEKIAYSVYEIHIKPGMRYQPHPAFARTNDGRLEYEHLTLAELHDVHAPADFAHSGTRVVNAADYVNQIKRLASPQLHLPIYGVMSEYIVGLKAYADTLQQVVQKQPAAFLDLSAYPLTGAEVVDDTTYRITIHGKYPQFAYWLAMPFFAPMPPEAERFYAQAGMRERNLSLDWWPVGSGPYYLSENNPNRRMVLSKNPYFDSERYPAEGEASDAKAGLLVDAGKHLPLIDRVVFTLEKETIPYWNKFLQGYFDASGISSDSFDQAVQVSVGGDASVSDEMREQGITLSTSVATSTMYTGFNWLDPVVGGSSERARKLRQAIAIAVDFEEFVSIFANGRGVSAQSPIPPGIFGYREGEAGMNKFVYDWVGGQPVRKPIAEARRLLAEAGYPDGVDINTHQPLVINLDTTATGVGNKSRLDWMRKQFDKLNVQLVVRSTDYNRFQDKIRRGDTQMFYFGWNADYPDPENFLFLLHGPQGKVSHAGENAANYSNPDYDRLFLQMKNMENSPARQVIIDQMLEILRRDSPWLWGYHPKNYVLQHGWLHNVKPSVMANNKLKYWRVEASLRDELRARWNHPSRWPLWSALGLILLSGLWLWQVLQKKEARSR, encoded by the coding sequence ATGAAATCTCTTGCCGGAATCTTGTTGCTTCTACTGCTTAGCGCATGCGATGAGTGGAATAATCCCTATCCTGCATCGGAGGCGGGGCAGTCCATTCTTTATACCGCATTCACCGAGCGCCCTAAACATCTCGATCCTGCACAGGCTTACAGCGAGAACGAATATGAGTTCATCAGCAATATTTACGCGCCGCCGCTGCAATATCACTATCTGAAGCGGCCGTACCAGCTGGTGCCGCAGGCGGCAAGTTTAATGCCGACCGTTACCTATCAGGATACGCAGCATCGCTCGCTGCCGGATGATGCGCCAGCGGAAAAAATCGCTTACAGCGTTTATGAAATTCACATCAAGCCCGGCATGCGTTATCAACCGCATCCGGCCTTTGCACGCACCAATGATGGTCGTTTGGAGTACGAGCATTTGACGCTCGCTGAGCTGCACGACGTACACGCGCCGGCCGATTTTGCGCACAGCGGAACGCGTGTGGTGAATGCCGCTGATTATGTGAATCAGATCAAAAGGCTGGCGAGTCCGCAGCTGCATTTGCCGATTTACGGCGTGATGAGCGAGTACATCGTCGGCTTGAAAGCGTATGCGGACACCTTGCAGCAGGTGGTGCAGAAGCAGCCCGCAGCTTTTCTCGATCTGTCAGCTTATCCCCTGACTGGCGCCGAAGTGGTCGATGACACCACCTACCGCATTACGATACACGGCAAATACCCGCAGTTCGCCTATTGGCTGGCTATGCCATTTTTCGCCCCGATGCCGCCTGAAGCCGAGCGCTTTTATGCGCAGGCGGGGATGCGCGAGCGCAATCTGTCGCTTGACTGGTGGCCGGTGGGGAGCGGACCCTATTACCTGTCTGAGAATAATCCGAACCGGCGCATGGTGCTGTCTAAAAATCCTTATTTCGACAGCGAACGCTATCCGGCAGAGGGTGAAGCGTCTGATGCCAAGGCCGGACTGCTGGTGGATGCGGGCAAGCATTTGCCGCTGATCGATCGAGTGGTCTTTACGCTGGAAAAGGAGACGATTCCTTACTGGAACAAGTTTTTACAGGGCTATTTCGATGCCTCCGGCATCAGTTCGGATAGTTTTGATCAGGCGGTGCAGGTCAGTGTCGGCGGCGACGCCAGCGTGTCGGATGAAATGCGCGAGCAGGGCATCACGCTCTCTACCTCGGTTGCCACCTCGACGATGTATACCGGTTTTAACTGGCTCGATCCTGTGGTGGGGGGGAGTTCAGAGCGGGCCCGTAAGTTAAGGCAGGCGATTGCGATCGCGGTGGATTTTGAGGAATTTGTTTCCATCTTTGCCAACGGACGGGGGGTTTCTGCGCAATCTCCCATTCCGCCGGGTATCTTCGGTTACCGTGAAGGGGAGGCGGGCATGAATAAGTTCGTGTACGACTGGGTGGGTGGGCAGCCTGTGAGAAAGCCGATTGCTGAAGCCCGGCGTCTATTAGCTGAAGCCGGCTATCCGGACGGGGTGGATATCAACACGCATCAGCCGCTGGTGATCAATCTGGACACCACCGCGACCGGCGTCGGCAACAAGTCGCGCCTGGACTGGATGCGCAAACAGTTCGACAAGCTTAATGTGCAGCTGGTGGTGCGCAGCACCGATTACAACCGTTTTCAGGACAAAATTCGCCGTGGCGACACGCAGATGTTTTATTTCGGCTGGAATGCCGATTATCCCGATCCTGAGAATTTCCTGTTTTTGCTGCATGGGCCGCAGGGCAAGGTGAGCCATGCGGGCGAGAATGCGGCCAATTACAGCAATCCTGACTATGACCGTTTGTTCCTGCAAATGAAAAATATGGAGAACAGTCCGGCGCGGCAGGTGATCATCGATCAGATGCTGGAAATTTTGCGCCGCGATTCGCCCTGGCTGTGGGGCTATCATCCGAAGAACTACGTGTTGCAACACGGCTGGCTGCATAACGTCAAACCCAGCGTCATGGCGAACAACAAGCTCAAATACTGGCGGGTTGAGGCAAGTCTGCGCGATGAGCTGCGCGCCCGCTGGAATCATCCTTCACGCTGGCCGCTATGGTCGGCGCTGGGGCTGATCCTGCTGTCGGGACTCTGGCTGTGGCAGGTGCTGCAGAAAAAAGAAGCGCGCAGCAGGTAG
- a CDS encoding hemerythrin domain-containing protein, with protein MSASFDISEDTHELNAEREAHAGTRARLKLLERTLLHFVPRDIIAFLGKNSLIDVELGDQIEKNMSVVFTDIRDFTSLSESMTPQQTFSMINSYLSVMNPVISAHRGIIDKYMGDAIMALFPTTADDALASGLSMLARLDEYNAGRERAAYAPIRIGIGINTGVLMLGVIGGGNRMEGTVLGHTVNLASRLQTLTKTYGAPLLISEHTLYSLSEPEKFLVRHLGRVKVTYNTNAESIYEVFNHDAPKVREAKSKSLQKFEEALALYHTRSIARAQPMLEDIVRDNPDDIPARVYLQRCTDYLSTGLHTGSEDYTEDETGLQPDVGHSEIDSHHQDLMSLISALREAVINRHDGVNELIATLKIKIEGHFDFEEQLMHTHHYPFAADHIAQHRSYKHFFNKLSNEIQTTGCDPWYTGYRIKLFLSDWLLNHADRDDRHLGRFLNERAALTLSDIQQD; from the coding sequence ATGAGCGCGAGTTTCGACATTTCTGAAGATACGCACGAGCTAAATGCCGAACGCGAGGCGCATGCCGGTACGCGGGCGCGTTTAAAACTTCTGGAACGCACGCTACTGCATTTCGTGCCGCGCGACATCATCGCCTTTCTTGGAAAAAACAGCCTGATCGATGTGGAACTGGGCGACCAGATCGAAAAAAACATGTCCGTCGTATTCACCGACATACGCGATTTCACATCGCTGTCGGAGAGTATGACACCGCAACAAACCTTCAGCATGATCAATTCCTATTTGTCAGTGATGAACCCGGTGATCAGTGCGCACCGCGGCATCATCGACAAATACATGGGTGATGCAATCATGGCCCTGTTCCCGACCACCGCCGACGATGCATTGGCATCGGGGCTGTCGATGCTGGCGCGCCTTGACGAATACAATGCAGGACGCGAACGCGCGGCCTATGCCCCGATCCGCATCGGTATCGGCATCAATACCGGCGTACTGATGCTCGGCGTCATCGGCGGCGGCAACCGTATGGAAGGAACGGTTTTAGGTCATACGGTCAATCTCGCGTCCCGATTGCAAACGCTGACTAAAACTTATGGTGCGCCGCTGCTGATCAGCGAACACACCTTATACAGCCTGTCCGAACCCGAAAAATTTTTGGTGCGCCACTTAGGACGCGTGAAAGTCACCTACAACACCAACGCCGAATCGATCTATGAGGTGTTCAATCACGACGCGCCCAAAGTCAGGGAAGCAAAATCCAAAAGTTTGCAGAAGTTCGAAGAGGCGCTGGCCTTGTATCACACACGCTCAATCGCGCGCGCGCAACCGATGCTGGAAGACATCGTACGTGACAATCCCGACGATATCCCGGCCCGCGTTTATCTGCAGCGCTGCACCGATTACCTGTCAACCGGCCTGCATACGGGCTCGGAAGACTATACCGAAGATGAGACAGGCCTCCAACCCGATGTGGGGCATAGCGAAATCGACAGCCATCATCAGGACTTAATGAGCCTCATCAGCGCGCTACGCGAAGCGGTGATTAATCGTCATGACGGTGTGAACGAGCTGATTGCCACGCTAAAAATTAAAATCGAAGGGCATTTCGATTTCGAAGAGCAGCTGATGCACACCCATCACTATCCTTTCGCCGCCGACCATATCGCCCAACACCGCTCGTACAAGCACTTTTTTAACAAACTCAGCAATGAAATCCAAACAACGGGCTGCGATCCCTGGTATACAGGCTACCGCATCAAGCTGTTTTTGTCGGACTGGCTATTGAACCACGCAGACCGCGACGACCGTCATCTAGGCCGCTTCCTTAACGAACGCGCTGCGCTCACCCTGTCAGACATACAACAGGATTAA
- the ygfZ gene encoding CAF17-like 4Fe-4S cluster assembly/insertion protein YgfZ — translation MTIGHTDSQTNTTLCNLSQLATLRVSGSDAHSFLQNLLSNDIREVSATQAQYSSFNTAKGRMLANFLIWRDADDYLLQLPETLADALRKKLGMYVLRAQVKITDARHEVVSLGLSGCHPALPATCLELPVMGVIESAELACRIIKIGDARFMLNCTPEQQPMLSAALDSQMTGSDTWDWLNIRAGTPVILPATQEQFVPQMVNFDLIGGINFKKGCYPGQEIVARMHYLGKPKRRMYLAHVLSAANPGDELYSEEMADQACGMIVNAAPAPTGGFDVLAVVQMTSREAHPVHLHSLQGPLLTFESLPYPLP, via the coding sequence ATGACTATCGGCCACACAGACTCGCAGACCAACACAACGCTCTGCAACCTCAGCCAGCTTGCCACGCTGCGCGTATCAGGCAGCGATGCACACTCTTTTTTGCAAAATCTGCTAAGCAACGACATCCGCGAAGTCAGCGCAACCCAGGCACAGTACTCCAGCTTCAACACCGCCAAAGGCCGTATGCTGGCAAATTTTCTGATCTGGCGCGACGCCGATGATTACCTGCTGCAACTGCCGGAAACACTGGCTGATGCGCTACGCAAAAAACTCGGCATGTACGTGTTGCGCGCCCAAGTCAAAATCACCGATGCACGCCATGAGGTCGTCTCGCTAGGCCTGTCAGGTTGTCATCCCGCACTGCCCGCAACGTGCCTTGAACTACCGGTGATGGGCGTGATTGAATCGGCTGAATTAGCCTGCCGCATCATCAAAATCGGTGACGCGCGCTTCATGCTCAATTGCACGCCTGAACAGCAACCCATGCTATCGGCTGCACTCGACAGCCAAATGACCGGGAGCGACACCTGGGACTGGCTCAACATCCGCGCAGGCACCCCTGTGATTCTGCCCGCGACACAGGAACAGTTCGTGCCGCAAATGGTGAATTTCGACCTGATCGGCGGCATCAATTTCAAGAAAGGCTGCTATCCCGGACAGGAGATCGTCGCACGCATGCATTATCTGGGCAAGCCCAAACGCCGCATGTATCTGGCGCATGTTTTAAGCGCGGCGAATCCGGGCGATGAGTTATATAGCGAAGAGATGGCTGATCAGGCCTGCGGCATGATCGTCAATGCAGCTCCCGCGCCTACAGGTGGCTTTGACGTGCTGGCCGTGGTACAAATGACGAGCCGCGAGGCGCATCCGGTTCACTTGCATTCATTGCAAGGACCTCTCCTCACATTTGAAAGTCTGCCCTACCCGCTGCCATGA
- a CDS encoding energy-coupling factor ABC transporter permease, whose product MNLPATLFTGDSLLLANYAFAFLLYRAVRCAPWQILLKNQDMFNALIGLIFCTAAFWQMSAGIRPGFNFHLIGATLFLLMFGWPIALIALTLIMTGSWLYSGQEIATLGINGLLMLAVPMLFGEALLRFCQRYLPKNLFLFVLLNGFACAALASMLMMASTTLVLLALTHYTWPEIQYHYLIPAPILIFAEAFATGAVITAFTVSRPEAVMNFSVADYLTGK is encoded by the coding sequence ATGAACCTGCCAGCGACGCTATTCACCGGCGATAGCCTGTTGCTGGCCAACTATGCCTTTGCCTTTTTACTGTACCGGGCGGTGCGCTGTGCACCCTGGCAAATCCTGTTGAAAAATCAGGACATGTTTAACGCATTGATCGGGCTTATTTTTTGCACTGCCGCTTTCTGGCAAATGAGCGCAGGCATCCGTCCGGGCTTTAATTTCCACCTGATCGGCGCGACCCTGTTCCTGCTGATGTTCGGCTGGCCGATTGCGCTGATTGCGCTCACCCTGATCATGACTGGCAGCTGGCTGTATTCGGGACAGGAAATCGCGACACTGGGCATCAACGGGCTGCTGATGCTGGCCGTACCCATGCTGTTTGGCGAGGCGCTGCTGCGCTTTTGTCAGCGCTACTTGCCGAAAAACTTATTCCTGTTTGTGCTGTTAAACGGGTTTGCCTGCGCGGCATTGGCGAGCATGCTGATGATGGCGAGCACGACACTGGTATTGCTGGCGCTCACCCACTACACCTGGCCGGAAATACAGTATCACTACCTGATTCCCGCACCGATCCTCATCTTCGCAGAAGCGTTTGCCACCGGCGCCGTGATCACCGCCTTTACGGTCTCTCGACCGGAAGCTGTGATGAATTTCAGCGTAGCCGACTATTTAACGGGCAAGTAG
- a CDS encoding GNAT family N-acetyltransferase produces MSNPFSVSLICWHDGEPLLKSVREAVFIHEQGIAPELEWDGADEHCRHALVLSAQGEAIGCGRMISDGHIGRIAVLPKWRKQKVGTAIVEALLDYARAHDYPQVDVDAQTYAVPFYHGFEFVEEGAAFMDAGLPHIKMRLKLLAR; encoded by the coding sequence ATGAGCAATCCTTTTAGTGTAAGTCTGATTTGCTGGCACGATGGCGAACCCCTGCTCAAATCCGTCCGTGAGGCGGTGTTTATTCATGAGCAGGGAATTGCGCCTGAGTTGGAGTGGGACGGTGCAGATGAGCATTGCCGCCATGCGCTGGTGTTGAGCGCGCAGGGCGAGGCGATCGGCTGCGGCCGTATGATATCGGACGGTCACATCGGGCGTATCGCGGTGCTGCCGAAATGGCGCAAACAGAAGGTTGGAACCGCCATTGTGGAAGCGTTACTCGACTACGCGCGTGCACACGATTATCCTCAGGTGGATGTCGATGCGCAGACCTATGCAGTGCCGTTCTATCACGGCTTTGAGTTTGTCGAGGAAGGGGCTGCGTTTATGGATGCGGGCTTGCCTCACATCAAAATGCGACTCAAACTACTTGCCCGTTAA
- a CDS encoding L,D-transpeptidase: MKISIYIKTQQLELRGDAEQVLRRYPVSTALKGAGELSGSYCTPRGRHIIRAKIGTDCPENAVFVRRRPTGEIYSEALGAQYPLRDWILTRILWLSGCEAGFNRLGKNDTMRRYIYIHGTPDTEPMGEARSHGCIRMRNADLVELYDLVPAGTPVEIVE; the protein is encoded by the coding sequence ATGAAAATAAGCATATACATCAAAACTCAGCAGCTTGAATTGCGGGGGGATGCAGAACAGGTGCTGCGCCGCTATCCGGTTTCCACGGCATTAAAGGGGGCGGGCGAGTTATCGGGCAGTTACTGCACGCCGCGAGGTCGCCACATCATACGTGCCAAAATTGGTACGGATTGCCCGGAAAATGCAGTCTTTGTACGGCGCCGTCCGACCGGTGAAATTTACAGCGAGGCGCTGGGCGCGCAGTATCCGTTGCGCGACTGGATTTTGACGCGCATCCTGTGGCTATCCGGTTGTGAAGCCGGCTTCAATCGTTTGGGTAAAAACGATACCATGCGCCGCTATATTTATATACATGGCACGCCCGATACCGAACCGATGGGCGAGGCACGTTCCCACGGTTGTATCAGAATGCGTAACGCGGATTTAGTTGAATTATATGATCTGGTGCCGGCAGGTACGCCGGTTGAAATTGTCGAATGA
- the tadA gene encoding tRNA adenosine(34) deaminase TadA, whose amino-acid sequence MIDTDYMFEALAQAALAEAAGEVPVGAVVVKDGQIIGRGYNAPISLHDPSAHAEMQALRAAAQYLGNYRLVGCELFVTLEPCVMCAGAIMHARIRRLVYGASDFKTGVCGSLLDLFAEQRLNHHTEVAGGVLAEACGATLSRFFSLRREQKKINENKHIHQNSAA is encoded by the coding sequence ATGATAGATACGGATTACATGTTTGAGGCGCTGGCCCAAGCTGCGCTGGCGGAAGCCGCCGGTGAAGTGCCGGTGGGCGCTGTGGTTGTGAAGGATGGGCAGATTATAGGTCGGGGATATAACGCGCCGATCTCGCTCCATGATCCGTCGGCGCATGCCGAGATGCAGGCCTTGCGCGCAGCGGCGCAATATCTTGGTAATTATCGTCTGGTAGGTTGCGAGTTATTCGTCACGCTGGAGCCTTGCGTGATGTGTGCGGGCGCGATCATGCATGCGCGTATCCGGCGGTTGGTGTACGGTGCATCGGATTTCAAGACGGGGGTCTGCGGCAGTTTGCTCGATCTGTTTGCCGAGCAGCGCTTGAATCACCACACGGAAGTCGCGGGCGGGGTACTGGCTGAGGCGTGCGGCGCGACCTTGAGCCGATTTTTTTCCCTGCGCCGTGAGCAGAAAAAAATAAATGAAAATAAGCATATACATCAAAACTCAGCAGCTTGA
- a CDS encoding response regulator transcription factor yields the protein MPNSIKKMLIVDDSRLSRLMIRTFILAKRPQWLIIEATSGDEALQMVEHDLPDFISMDINMPGMLGTDAAEQILDKHPEIRIAIFSANIQETQQTRAIELGARFVSKPVTEKTVLQALDHFEGAV from the coding sequence ATGCCAAATAGCATCAAAAAAATGCTCATCGTTGACGACAGCCGACTCTCCCGACTGATGATCCGCACTTTCATTCTGGCAAAGCGCCCGCAATGGCTGATCATTGAAGCGACGAGCGGCGATGAAGCGCTCCAAATGGTCGAACACGACCTGCCTGATTTCATCAGTATGGATATCAACATGCCCGGCATGCTGGGTACAGATGCGGCAGAGCAAATTCTCGACAAACATCCTGAAATTCGCATCGCCATTTTCTCGGCCAACATTCAAGAGACACAACAAACGCGCGCCATAGAACTGGGCGCTCGCTTCGTGTCCAAGCCGGTTACTGAAAAAACCGTCTTGCAAGCACTCGATCACTTCGAAGGTGCGGTGTGA
- a CDS encoding chemotaxis protein CheX translates to MISLSELHTDALCEIFNIGAGRAASSLSEIIGEEVQLSVPHVQIFPSSEIQAQKLPLDSARVGAVRQHFSGPFDAIAMLLFTEERALEIVRDMMGSHVSLAELAEFEQDAMCELGNIILNACLSAMADLLGLTLQSTLPQYTVDSPETLLQNITGEIDQPVMMALHIDLTIEMRQTQGCLVFLLSTSSLKEFLSHIDAFITGI, encoded by the coding sequence GTGATTTCTTTATCTGAATTGCACACGGATGCCCTTTGCGAGATTTTCAATATCGGTGCAGGCCGCGCAGCTTCCAGCCTGAGCGAAATCATCGGCGAGGAAGTTCAGCTATCCGTACCGCACGTACAGATTTTCCCCTCCTCTGAAATTCAAGCCCAGAAGTTGCCGCTGGACAGCGCGCGCGTCGGTGCCGTCAGACAGCACTTCAGCGGACCGTTTGATGCGATAGCGATGCTGCTGTTCACAGAAGAACGCGCACTGGAGATCGTACGCGACATGATGGGATCGCACGTCAGCCTCGCAGAATTAGCGGAGTTTGAACAAGATGCCATGTGCGAACTGGGCAACATTATATTGAACGCCTGCCTGTCTGCGATGGCCGATCTGCTCGGTCTGACGCTGCAAAGCACACTGCCGCAATATACCGTCGATTCGCCCGAAACCCTGCTGCAAAACATCACCGGTGAGATCGACCAGCCCGTTATGATGGCCTTACACATCGATTTGACGATCGAAATGCGCCAAACACAAGGCTGTCTGGTTTTTCTGCTCAGCACCTCGTCGCTGAAAGAATTCCTCTCTCATATTGACGCTTTCATCACCGGCATCTAA
- a CDS encoding sensor domain-containing diguanylate cyclase: MNPATHVQNLVWNSIWNAINLGLILIDNQGVVVIWNDWVSEHSGITEKQAVGQTLESLFTDGLGASFKTAMQNALTYKLPVVLSSVLHRSPLPLYPLPCTRQKQQARIHQSVSLTPIITPDGAHQCLIQITDTSVSFTREHMLKSHSKQLSIDATTDGLTGAYNRRYFNERFKAEFGRVNRQGTPLALLMLDIDCFKDYNDFYGHPAGDRVLIRIVERIKSQLNRTTDVVTRYGGEEFAILLPDCELEGARAVAQKIQHAILTLNIPHAKSNVADHVTLSIGIATHSVNSSCDANFLLNTADTALYTAKHEGRNCIRYLLTSEKISLDAACLVDLGD; the protein is encoded by the coding sequence ATGAACCCCGCCACTCACGTCCAAAATTTAGTTTGGAATTCGATCTGGAATGCAATCAATTTAGGCTTGATTCTGATTGATAACCAAGGCGTCGTCGTGATATGGAACGACTGGGTGTCTGAGCACAGCGGCATCACTGAGAAACAGGCCGTTGGTCAAACGCTGGAATCGCTGTTTACTGATGGCTTAGGCGCCTCATTCAAAACTGCGATGCAAAATGCACTGACCTACAAATTACCCGTCGTGCTGTCCAGTGTACTACACCGCTCGCCGCTACCACTCTACCCGTTGCCTTGTACGAGGCAAAAACAGCAGGCCCGCATCCATCAATCGGTCAGCCTCACACCGATCATCACACCCGATGGCGCGCACCAGTGCTTGATTCAGATCACCGACACCAGTGTGTCGTTTACCCGCGAACACATGCTCAAATCGCACTCTAAACAACTGAGTATCGATGCGACAACGGATGGCCTGACCGGTGCCTACAACCGACGCTACTTTAACGAGCGCTTCAAGGCGGAATTTGGCCGCGTCAACCGTCAGGGAACGCCACTTGCACTGCTGATGCTGGACATCGACTGTTTTAAAGACTACAACGACTTCTATGGCCACCCCGCAGGCGACCGCGTACTAATTCGTATTGTCGAGCGGATAAAGTCACAGCTCAACCGGACGACCGATGTCGTGACCCGCTATGGCGGTGAAGAATTCGCCATCCTGCTGCCTGACTGCGAACTGGAAGGTGCGCGTGCAGTTGCCCAAAAGATACAGCATGCCATACTGACATTAAATATTCCTCACGCAAAATCGAACGTTGCCGATCATGTAACACTGAGCATAGGCATAGCCACACACTCGGTTAACAGCAGTTGCGACGCGAATTTTCTGCTCAATACCGCGGACACAGCACTGTATACAGCTAAACACGAGGGGCGCAACTGCATCAGATACCTGCTGACCAGCGAAAAAATCAGCCTGGACGCAGCCTGTCTTGTTGACCTCGGAGACTGA
- a CDS encoding peroxiredoxin, whose product MTHDFTLPATSGTTFTPAAALGKNLVLFFYPKDNTPGCTTEAQQFRDLHEQFKQTNCIVAGISRDSLKSHENFKAKFSLPFELLSDADETVCNLFGVIKLKNMYGKQVRGIERSTFVFDSQGMLRHEWRGLKADGHAQEVLDFVATLN is encoded by the coding sequence ATGACACACGATTTCACGCTCCCCGCGACCAGCGGGACAACCTTCACCCCTGCCGCCGCACTAGGCAAGAATCTGGTTCTGTTCTTCTACCCTAAGGACAACACGCCGGGTTGCACGACCGAAGCGCAGCAATTTCGCGATTTACATGAGCAATTCAAGCAAACAAATTGCATCGTTGCCGGCATCTCTCGCGACAGCCTAAAATCTCATGAGAATTTCAAGGCTAAATTCTCCCTGCCTTTTGAACTGCTGTCCGATGCCGATGAAACCGTGTGCAATCTGTTCGGCGTGATAAAGCTAAAAAACATGTACGGCAAGCAGGTACGCGGCATCGAACGCAGCACGTTCGTGTTCGACAGTCAGGGGATGCTGCGCCATGAATGGCGCGGACTCAAAGCCGACGGGCACGCACAGGAAGTTTTGGATTTCGTCGCAACGCTCAACTAA